GCGGTTGCTGCCCGCTCAGCAACTGAAAGAAACCGTGCTGGGGTATTTCTTTGAAGGGATGTCGGTGGCTGATTTCACCGCCGGCTGCGAGCGTTTTTGTCGCGAGAAACTCCCGGATATGCTGCGCCCCCAGGCATTGGAAACCATCCGCAGGCACCAGCAAAACGGACATCATGTGGTGGTGGTATCCGCCTCCGCACAAGATTGGGTGGCCCCCTGGTGCCGGGCCAATAATATCGTTTGCCTTGCTACCCGGCTCGAAGTAAAACATCGTTTTATCACCGGCAAAATAGACGGCGTCAATTGCAATGGCGAAGAGAAAGTGAACAGGATACGGCAGGCATACCGGTTGGAAAACTTCGAAGAAATCTATGCTTATGGCGATAGCAAGGGAGATCTGCCCATGCTGGCGTTGGCACAACATGCTTTCTTCAAACCATTCCGTGGACAAGCGCCGGACATGAACTAATTAAAAATGCCCCACCATAAAGGCGAGGCATTTTTATTATTGTAACAGATTGATTGTACGATGTTATGCTAATCAGGCTGCTTTAGCCTTCTTCAACTGAGCCGGAGTTATCATGGCTGGCTTCAGCTTAATAATCCCTACGAAGTTCAGTAATTTCATTACCTGATAGCTGGGATCCAGCTCATACCATTTTTTGGCAAAGTTCGGACTGTCTTTGAATTTGTGGTGGTTATTCTGAAACAATTCTCCCAACAGCACAATACCCCAGGGTGAAGTATTTCTTGAATGGTCGCCATTGTCGAAGTTCTGATAACCGTATTTATGTCCACACCAGTTAACCACAGCACCCTGTACTGGTCCCATCAGGAAGTGGATAGGTAACAGTAAATACAGATACCACATACCTGCCGGAACAAATATCACATAAAATGTAACATAAGCTGCTATCCAAAGCAAGCGGATAATGTTGTTGTCGCCGATTTTATCCATTGCATCCCACTTGGGTAAAGGCTCCTGCAGAAACTGCGGATCCACTGTACTGGTATCGGTTACGAAACCGTTGTATATTTTACGGGTATGCACCATCATGGTCCATACATCCTTAAAGAAATGCGGAG
The genomic region above belongs to Chitinophaga sp. 180180018-3 and contains:
- a CDS encoding acyl-CoA desaturase, whose product is MTAILIFFCVHWFFSLFFHTFYLHRYASHQMYTTSKFWERFFYFCTWLFQGSSYLIPRAYGVMHRMHHEYSDTEKDPHSPHFFKDVWTMMVHTRKIYNGFVTDTSTVDPQFLQEPLPKWDAMDKIGDNNIIRLLWIAAYVTFYVIFVPAGMWYLYLLLPIHFLMGPVQGAVVNWCGHKYGYQNFDNGDHSRNTSPWGIVLLGELFQNNHHKFKDSPNFAKKWYELDPSYQVMKLLNFVGIIKLKPAMITPAQLKKAKAA
- a CDS encoding HAD family hydrolase — its product is MTIAFFDFDGTITKKDTLWEIIRYQRGGASMYAGIVQLLPSFLLFKLRLLPAQQLKETVLGYFFEGMSVADFTAGCERFCREKLPDMLRPQALETIRRHQQNGHHVVVVSASAQDWVAPWCRANNIVCLATRLEVKHRFITGKIDGVNCNGEEKVNRIRQAYRLENFEEIYAYGDSKGDLPMLALAQHAFFKPFRGQAPDMN